The following coding sequences lie in one Angustibacter luteus genomic window:
- a CDS encoding ketopantoate reductase family protein, which produces MRYVVIGAGSIGGAIAARLAQQRRDRVVLAARGRRADLIEHVGLRLRTPDEDVVIGVDVVRSPADVRLRADDVLVMATKTQQVEGALREWVDVPVHEGDDQVGTAGERLPVLLALNGVAAEQIAHRYFDRVVGVCVWLPAVSLEPGEVFVRIAPRSGVLILGEVPPGGRADGLLDGVAADLERAGFEIHVVEDVLRWKYRKLLTNLGNAVQALVGPDAEGAGAVSARLRQEGAAVLAHAGIECASADEEDAWRRDLFVDRVVPGEPAQMGGSTWQSLARGADSNEADFLNGEIVAIARAHGGEAPLNARVQALARQASSSGARPASLTVPELERALDAR; this is translated from the coding sequence ATGCGGTACGTCGTGATCGGGGCCGGGTCGATCGGTGGGGCGATCGCGGCCCGGCTCGCGCAGCAGCGTCGCGACCGGGTGGTGCTGGCGGCCCGGGGCCGTCGGGCCGACCTGATCGAGCACGTCGGCCTCCGCCTGCGCACGCCGGACGAGGACGTCGTCATCGGGGTGGACGTCGTGCGGTCGCCGGCCGACGTGCGGCTGCGCGCGGACGACGTCCTGGTCATGGCGACGAAGACCCAGCAGGTCGAGGGCGCCCTGCGGGAGTGGGTGGACGTGCCCGTGCACGAGGGCGACGACCAGGTCGGGACGGCGGGGGAGCGGCTGCCGGTGCTCCTGGCGCTCAACGGCGTGGCGGCCGAGCAGATCGCCCATCGCTACTTCGACCGGGTCGTCGGGGTGTGCGTGTGGCTGCCCGCGGTGAGCCTGGAGCCGGGCGAGGTGTTCGTCCGGATCGCGCCGAGGTCGGGCGTGCTGATCCTCGGCGAGGTGCCGCCCGGCGGGCGTGCCGACGGCCTGCTGGACGGCGTCGCCGCGGACCTCGAACGAGCCGGGTTCGAGATCCACGTCGTCGAGGACGTCCTGCGCTGGAAGTACCGCAAGCTGTTGACCAACCTCGGCAACGCCGTGCAGGCGCTGGTCGGGCCGGACGCCGAGGGCGCGGGCGCGGTGTCGGCCCGCCTGCGGCAGGAGGGGGCCGCCGTGCTCGCGCACGCCGGAATCGAGTGCGCGAGCGCCGACGAGGAGGACGCCTGGCGCCGGGACCTGTTCGTCGACCGCGTGGTCCCCGGTGAGCCAGCGCAGATGGGCGGGTCGACCTGGCAGTCGCTCGCTCGCGGCGCCGACTCCAACGAGGCGGACTTCCTGAACGGCGAGATCGTCGCCATCGCCCGGGCCCACGGCGGCGAGGCTCCGCTGAACGCGAGGGTCCAGGCGCTCGCCCGCCAGGCGTCGTCGTCCGGTGCCCGCCCGGCGTCCCTGACCGTCCCGGAGCTCGAGCGCGCCCTCGACGCGCGCTGA
- the rplL gene encoding 50S ribosomal protein L7/L12, translating into MAKLSTDDLLESFKEMTLIELSEFVKKFEETFEVTAAAPVAVAAAGGGAAPAEAEAEQDEFDVVLEAAGDKKIQVIKEVRALTSLGLKEAKDLVDGAPKVVLEKVDKAAAEKAKESLEGAGATVTLK; encoded by the coding sequence ATGGCGAAGCTCAGCACGGACGACCTGCTTGAGTCGTTCAAGGAGATGACCCTGATCGAGCTCTCCGAGTTCGTGAAGAAGTTCGAGGAGACCTTCGAGGTCACCGCTGCGGCTCCGGTCGCGGTTGCCGCTGCCGGTGGTGGCGCTGCCCCCGCCGAGGCCGAGGCCGAGCAGGACGAGTTCGACGTCGTCCTCGAGGCTGCTGGCGACAAGAAGATCCAGGTCATCAAGGAGGTGCGCGCCCTCACCTCCCTCGGCCTGAAGGAGGCCAAGGACCTCGTGGACGGCGCCCCCAAGGTCGTCCTGGAGAAGGTCGACAAGGCTGCTGCGGAGAAGGCCAAGGAGTCCCTCGAGGGCGCCGGGGCCACCGTCACCCTCAAGTGA